The genomic stretch ACACGCCGACACCATCGGCACCGGTTCTTTTCACTCGTGTGCGCTGAAACAAGATGATACTGCAGTCTGCTGGGGCGCAAACTACAACGGTCAGTTCGGTGACGGCACCAACACTTCTCGATTGACACCAACACCGGTGTTCAACGTCTAGCCCAAGTAGAACCGGGTAACGCCACTGGGGCCAGTCTCACATGGGCGCACCGATTGTTGAGCGCCATGCCTGATGAGCATGGGGGCCTGGGTTTGAGACACGTTGCGTGAGGACGGGGTCGTCCTCACCATCATGTCCACCCTAAGCGAAGGGGCAATCAGGACGAACCGACCGTTCTGGTGGTGAACGTCAATCGGAGGTCAGGCTTCAACACGAACTCGCCCTCCCCGCCGGCCGTCCCGACGGCCACACTCAAGGAATGCTCTTCTTTGCTGTTCGTGCTCGATCCCGAAGCCGCCGCCACCCGCGTCACCGATGGCGTCCAGCCCTGCCCAGCATCGGACTGCTCAGAATTCCTTCAACCCTGGGGCACCGCACGAACCCGACCGGTGCGACTTCTCGGTGGTGGCACCGACTCGGTGACCCCACGACGCGCACGCTGCCGTCAATGCGATCGCACCCACGTGTTCATCCCAGTCCGGGCGTTCCCCAGACGCACCGACAGCATCGAGACCGTCTGGGCGGCCCTCGCCGCCGCCGCTCAGGGGCTGGGACACCGGAAGGTCGCCGAACAGGTCGGGGTGCCCGCCACAACGGTCAGAGGCTGGCTGCGTCGAGCACGGGCCAATAGCGACATCATCGCGAATCGAGCCAGAATCTTCCGGTCCGACCTGGAGCGCTACAAGCCCGATCATCTTCCAAAGTTCGACACGCCGCTGGCGTGCATGGTCCACACGGTCGCCGGTGCAGCATGCGCGTGGAAGCGGCGCTTCGGAACAGCCCCACCGGTGCCCGGCTTGACCGGCACCCTTCAGCAGATCGGGTCGTTCATCACCGGCGGCTGGCTGCTGATCGCGAACGTGCCCCTCTCAAAGCAGTGGTGGAGACCCGGCTGACACCCATCCCGGTCTGCTTCGTCGCGCCCGAGAACCCGCCAACGACAGTTCCGATGAGGACGCACACCCCAAATCCATCCTCACCATGAGTGTCCAGCCCATCCTCATCCAAGCTGGCGGTCAACACCGATCAGTAGCGCCTAGCTCGTTGGTGAACGCAACCCTGGTATGGGCTACTCCTGCAGCGGGGTCTGGTGCTACACGGGGCTTTCTGCCCCGGCGGGGCAGAAGCGTCGAGACTCTACCGAGCGCAGGCACCTGAGGCGTCTGTGGGCCGGTTGAGCGAGCGGCGCTCCCCCAGGCTGCGTTGGCGGGATCGTCTGACCACTCCGTGAACGCCGCCGCGTAGGAGTCGGTGAGCTCCGACGCCCGCAGCAGACGGACTGCACGCTGCACGACAGCGGAACGCGACGCGACTCGGTGGGTCTTGGCATAGTCGTCGAGAAACTCGACACCTAGTTGGCCCGTCAGGTGAAACGGCTGGGCGCATGATTGATGAGCGTTGCGTAGCTCAGGGAGCAAAAGTCGATCGCGGCCGGTTGGAGTACGCATCCGGGGATGTTCGAACGCTGATTGGGCCAGCGCACAACCACCTGGGCGAGAAACGCCCCTCGCGTGGCTTTCGCCCATCATTTTGCTCATCGTTGGAAGCCGAAGGTTGAGAGTTCAAATCTCTCCTGCCCTGCAAATCAGGTCCCTTACGTGGCCTCACTTGGCTTAGTTGACGCTGCGGACTTCGCGTCCGCCTTGCAGGTTGCGGCATCTTGACGGGGCGACCGTTGTGCCCTCGCTGGTCACAGCGGAGCGCTGTAGCGGGGGAGATGGTAATGGCGCCAGGGGCCCACGGCGCGCACTCCGCCAGTCACGAGCAATACGGAACCCGATAGTGCGATGGGCATTCAAGCTCATGTGTCTCCGATCCTCTGAGGCAGGATCCTCGGCACCCACAGTCGAGCGAACGTGATGGTACGACAGCTTGTAGTAGTCTTGGGTGAGCCCTTCCCCCGATCATCTCTGGAGTATCCGTGCCCTTTTCCAAGACTGCTGTTCCCGTACTCGCAAGCGCCGTGCTGCTCTTCGCAGGCTGCTCGGACCAGGATGCGTCCGGCACGGACGGTCAGACATCGGAGTCGTTCGAGTTTGGTCAGCCTGCCAAGTCCCAGGAGTCCGACCGCGTGATTGAGATCGAAGCTAGCGATGACTTCCGCTTCGATCCGGAAGCCGTGGATGTCAAGAAGGGCGAGGTCATCACGTTCACCGTTAACAACGTTGGCGAGGTTCCACATGAATTCACCTTGGGACCCGCGGATGTACAGGACGAACATGCTGAGGAGATGGCGGAGATGGGAGACATGGAGATGGACGGCGACCCCAATGCCATCTCAATCGGTGCGGGCGAGACCAACAGCCTCACTTGGGAATTCACCGAAGCAGGCTCGCTGCTCTTCGGGTGCCACATCCCGGGCCACTATGAGGCAGGCATGGTCGGCGAAGTCGACGTGGCAGCGGACTAACTCATCATCGCTGAGGCACCCGTGGTGGACGTCGGGTTGCTGTTCTCAGTCGAGTCCGCAGATGTGAAGGAGAAACGCCACGAGGTGGTGGAACTGGACGGTTGACCCGGCCACGCTGATGACCAGTCCGGCCATACCGAGTGACACCCAGGCGACCGTGGCTGCGGCGAATCCGGTGGGAGGGGCCATGAGCGCCTCGACGCGCCCCCTCGCTCCCGACCCGTTGATGCCAAGCGCAGCGGGCCCCAAATCAGAGTCCGAGGCCGCAAGCGCCGCACGGGCCACCGCACGTGCGACCAGGCGCCGGTCGCCGACCTCGTTCACGGCGTCCTCGTCTGCCCATCGCTCGGTCGCAAACCGAACCTGGCGGTTGAGCGGCGACAGAAGCGGTACTGCGGCGGCAGCGATATCGGCCACTTGCCGGAAGCGGTGGTGGTGGCGTCGCAGGTGCGAGTGCTCGTGTGCGTACAGCACGCGTCGCTCTGCGCTGTCGAGCGTGTTGAGCATGCCCTCTGAAACGATCACACGACCTGGTCGGCCTGGAACCGCGTAGGCCATCGGCGCACTCGATCGTGCGACGTCATCATGGGTCATCCGCAAGGTCGCTCGCCGGGCGCGAACGCGAGCCCTCACCGATACGGCGCTCGCTGCCAGGGCAGCCCATGCCCCAATACCCAGGGGAGCCGGTACCCGGTCATGGGACGTGAACAACACGTGACACCACCCGATCGCTCCCGCCAGGCGTGGTTGTTCCGCCGCGTAGCCAGCCGCAAGAACGGTGAGGGCCCACAGCACCGCCAGCGCTGCGCCGACCGAGAGCACCGTCAGGGTCCAGGTCGCCCAGTCGGGACGCAAACGTCGCTGCACCCACGCTGCTCCGGACGCTGCGACCACCGCAACAATCATCGGCAGAACAAGACCGAACACCATCAGTCGTCGAGCTCGGACAACATCGCTCGCAGCGCTTCGGTATCGGTCTTGGAGAGCTTGTCCACGAACTGGGTGAGCACTGCCGAGTGGTCGGGGGTTCGCTCCAGTTCACCACCCATGCGCTCAGCGAGGAACTCCGCCTTTGGAAGCGTCGGAGCGTAGGCGTAGGCACGCCCGATCCGCGATCGCGTGACCTGGCCCTTCTTCCACAACCGGGTGAGGATGGTCATCACCGTCGTGTAGGCGAGGTCACCGTCGATGGCCGCCTGCACTTGTGCAGGGGTTAGGGCGTCACTGGATCGCCACAGCTCTTCCAACACGCTCGATTCGAGGGACCCCATCGGGCGCCGTTCCCCCACATTCGCCTCCTCTGCGATCGCCTCAGCCTTACTCAAGACTCCACGCGAGGTAGTTCTCTGCGTGTGCCCAGATCTGCCAAGAGACGTTAACCTATTGCTACGACATGACGTAGTAACCACCGGGATTTTGCTTACCGTCGGCCTTGCCGAGTTCACAAGCTGGGAATCCACCGGTTGATCCAGGTAGACGCGAACCACAAGCAGTACAAGAACGGCGGGAGGGCAACCAGGTACACGATCCACCTTCTTGAGCCCACCCCAAGGCCGATGACGCAGTCCACTAGCCACACGCCGAACGCGGCGCCTGACCAAGCCAGCGCCGGTGGAAAATTCGCCGGCTGCCACCCGAGTTCGTCAAGTGTCTCCTCGGGGCCAGCGGCCGACCGCGACGATGATCCGCTTGGCCGCCGAGTACTTCAGGTGACAGGCGGTCAACGTCAGCCGGTTGTCGCCAAAGTCCTCCAGCACCGACAAGTCAGACGGCGGAACAATCTAGTGGGCGGGCCCCTGCTCATCAGCCGGCACCAGTTCGTCGATGCGACGGAAAGGTGCGCCGTAGGTGACCCGGTGACCGGCGATGGATGCGTTGCCCTTCTGCCCGGGAAACGGCGTTCCCGGGTAGTGGCCGGGTCCCGCCTTCAGATCGTCCTTGTCGGTGCCCTCGATGAACAATTTGCGCATGTCGATGCCAGCCTGATTTTGGCTGGGCTTGAGGTGCATGACCCCGAGGCTTTCGCCTTCGGCGGGTTTGGGTAGCTTCTTCGAGTCGGCCGGATCGATATCACCCAGCGAGTCAGTGATCTCGTCAAGCGTCTGCGGCTCATCATCGGTTTTCGGCTCGGCACCGGCGGAGGTGCTGCCAGAAGTGGCTCCGGGTGTGGTGGTGAGGGTTCGGCTGAGCTCGTCGGTGAGGTCGCCCTGGAGTTGCGATTCCTCCAGTTCGGTTCCCCAGAGCTTGAAGGACACGAACAAAAAGACGATGACTCCAACGGAAACCATCGTTTTGCCCAAGCCGGACAAGCCTGCGTTCCGCAGCTGATGGACTGGGCTAGGTGCCTGGATCCTTGTGTGGGCGCGGAAAAACGGCTCCCAGCGGTATGGCAGCCGTGTACCTAGGCGTTTTGGTGCCCTTGGGCCCGTTTCGGGCCGTGTGGGGGCCGGTTCAGGTGGTGGTAGGTGTGATGCTGGTGTAGGCGGCGGGTTCTTTGAGACCGACCGAGCCCAGGATTTTCTGTTGGGCGGGGGTGGTAGCGGTGCGTCGCTCGATAGTCCCGGCTGTGCCGGTGAACGTGCCGAGGTGCATCTGGTCGAGTTGGTGGCGGATGTTGGTCCACGTGTCGTTGGTGCGGGTCTCGACGATCCGGATGTGGAGCAGGGCGAGCCAGCACAAGATGACGTGGGCTCGGATGCGGTCTTCGAGCCGGTGGTAGACGGGCCGGAGGTCCAGGGTGGATTTCATGTCGCGCCAGCCTCGTTCGACTTCGAGGAGCTGTTTGTAGCCGAGCGCGATGTCCTCGACACTCAGCGACGGATCGGCGGTGCGTAACAGGTATTTCCCGTCAAGCTTCGCTTCGGCCTTGATGGCTGTCTTGTCGACACGCAACAGCCCGGTTTTGGTGGTGCGGAGGTAGCGGCGCACAGCTCCGGGAAGCCCTGTGGCCAGCTTTGTGCGTTCGTCGTGGGTTGCTTGGTCGGTCCCGTCGATCGCTGTTTGGAGGCGTCCAACGAGTTGGGTTCGGATCAGCTCGTCGCGTTCGGCTTGTTCGGGGTTGTGACAGATCACGAACCGGTCACGTGCCGCACCGTCGTCGATGATCACTTCCTTGACCCGCAGATTGCCGCGGATCTCGTGGTAGCGGCCCGGCCGGGCCAACACCAGGGCGGCTTCGGTGTTGCCCCTGATTTTCTCGCCGATGATGTAGTTCCCGCCGGCGCGTTGGAGATAACGGCGGTTCTCAGCAGAGGAGAACCCCCGGTCCGCAACCCAGATGACGTGCCCCAGGCGCCAGTCCGCGAGGTCGTCTTTGACCTCACGGATCAACGCCTGGTCGTTGGTGTTCCCAGCCCAGGACCACACCCGAATCGGGATACCTGTCCTTGTGACGGCCATCCCGATCACGACCTGGGGGAGATCGTCACGGTGGTCCTTCGATTTCCCCCACGTCCGGAACCCGACGGTCGCCCCATCAGCGGGTGTGTCGGCGGAGGGAGTCTCAAAGTAGGTGGAGGTCGTGTCGAAGAACAACAGGTCGACCTCAAGGTTCAACAGATCCGCGGTCGCCCAGTAGACCGACTCGGCGAGTTCGGTTTCGCATTCGAGAAGCCAGTCCATCGCCCGATAACACGCGTCCGAGCCCATGTCGTCGAGCCCGTCAACGTGGGTGCGTTCCCCAACCCACGACGTCGCTGCAAGCTTCGACCCAGGGTCAACAGCCCGGTTCGCGACCAACGCGAACAGGACACGTTCCATCTTCGGGTCCAACCGGCGGCCTTTCAACAGGCGCCGTAGCGTTTTGTTGATGCCGAGCTGGGACCAGACCCCGTCGAGGACATAGTTGGCGCCCATTGGCCGTGACCCCACGAACACCAGCTCGTCGGTCCCCGACATCGCAAGGTTGTCGCCCGCAGGCAGCAACCGTGACAGCGAGTCGATCAGCCGACGAATCGCTTCGAGGTCGACGGTGTCGGCACGACCGAAGCTGTGGATCACCCTGGTGATCGACTGTCCAGCGACCGGGTCCCAGTCGTTGTGGGCCAACTGGAGGTACGCGACCTGGGTGCCATCGGCGCGTTTGCGTTTCACAGTCTTCACATACATGACGCCTAGGACTGTAGCTCACACGCCTGTAGTTTGATGGCCTTATGGCGTCAGGCGTGTACCTAGGCAAATTTTGCCTTGGCGAACCCAAAACCCTTTCGTATCAACGATTCCGGCCGGTCGGACACCTAGAAACCCCGAATAGCTGCGGAACCCCGGACAAGAACCGTGCGAGCATCAGTCAATAACAAGGGTGGGTGACGCACTTGGTATGGCGGCCGAAGGCAGCCGGGAGCTGGGTGTCTTCGTGCATTACGCGGTTGTCGTCAATCACGGGGGACGTTACCGAACCTTGCGATCGCAAGGTCGGTGTCACGACCCATCATTAGCTCCCACTGGTACTCCAGTGCCACGGCTCGCCAGGCAGGTTGCGGAAGCCGTATCTGGCCGCATTGGCCTTCAGCCAGTTGTAGCCCGGGCTGCCGTAGCGAAGTGCCGGGCCGCCAGCCGTGAAGTCGATCGCCAAACCCTTCTCGTGCTGCGACGATCCCGGACGGGCGGTCGGAGGCCTGCACGAGGAGGCTGGAGCCTCATACAGGGCATAGTTGGACGAACCGCAGTTGCTGCGGCGAACACGGATCTGGTCGGACGGGTCGCGGAACCCGCCGCCTCCGAAGTTGATGCCCGAGGCTCGTGCAGCTCCGAGCAGACTGGCGAGGTTGCCGGCGATTGATCGATGCACCCGAATGCCGCCGACGCTGACGATGTTGCCACTTCCGGTGATGCCCACCGGCGCAGCTCCTCCGCCGCCCGATGGAGCCGGAGCCGAGGCCGGAGCTTTGGTCGGAGCCGGAGCTTTGGTCGGAGCCGGAGCTTTGGTCGGAGCCGGAGCTTTGGTCGGGGCTAGAGCAGGACCCGGTTTCGAGGCTTGTGCTTGTGCCTGCGCCCTGGCTTCCGCAGCTGCTTCTGCCTTGGCTTTCTGAGCCACTTCGGCCTCGTGTTCGTCGACCGCGGCCTGCAGGTCTGCCGCCTGCTTGAGTTTGGCCTGTTGAAGCGCGGCGAGCTTGGCTTCGCGTTCCTCCTCAGCCTTCTTCA from Candidatus Microthrix parvicella Bio17-1 encodes the following:
- a CDS encoding helix-turn-helix domain-containing protein translates to MFIPVRAFPRRTDSIETVWAALAAAAQGLGHRKVAEQVGVPATTVRGWLRRARANSDIIANRARIFRSDLERYKPDHLPKFDTPLACMVHTVAGAACAWKRRFGTAPPVPGLTGTLQQIGSFITGGWLLIANVPLSKQWWRPG
- a CDS encoding BlaI/MecI/CopY family transcriptional regulator — protein: MSKAEAIAEEANVGERRPMGSLESSVLEELWRSSDALTPAQVQAAIDGDLAYTTVMTILTRLWKKGQVTRSRIGRAYAYAPTLPKAEFLAERMGGELERTPDHSAVLTQFVDKLSKTDTEALRAMLSELDD
- a CDS encoding sortase domain-bontaining protein, which encodes MVSVGVIVFLFVSFKLWGTELEESQLQGDLTDELSRTLTTTPGATSGSTSAGAEPKTDDEPQTLDEITDSLGDIDPADSKKLPKPAEGESLGVMHLKPSQNQAGIDMRKLFIEGTDKDDLKAGPGHYPGTPFPGQKGNASIAGHRVTYGAPFRRIDELVPADEQGPAH
- a CDS encoding M48 family metalloprotease; its protein translation is MIVAVVAASGAAWVQRRLRPDWATWTLTVLSVGAALAVLWALTVLAAGYAAEQPRLAGAIGWCHVLFTSHDRVPAPLGIGAWAALAASAVSVRARVRARRATLRMTHDDVARSSAPMAYAVPGRPGRVIVSEGMLNTLDSAERRVLYAHEHSHLRRHHHRFRQVADIAAAAVPLLSPLNRQVRFATERWADEDAVNEVGDRRLVARAVARAALAASDSDLGPAALGINGSGARGRVEALMAPPTGFAAATVAWVSLGMAGLVISVAGSTVQFHHLVAFLLHICGLD
- a CDS encoding cupredoxin domain-containing protein — its product is MPFSKTAVPVLASAVLLFAGCSDQDASGTDGQTSESFEFGQPAKSQESDRVIEIEASDDFRFDPEAVDVKKGEVITFTVNNVGEVPHEFTLGPADVQDEHAEEMAEMGDMEMDGDPNAISIGAGETNSLTWEFTEAGSLLFGCHIPGHYEAGMVGEVDVAAD
- a CDS encoding IS1634 family transposase; the encoded protein is MYVKTVKRKRADGTQVAYLQLAHNDWDPVAGQSITRVIHSFGRADTVDLEAIRRLIDSLSRLLPAGDNLAMSGTDELVFVGSRPMGANYVLDGVWSQLGINKTLRRLLKGRRLDPKMERVLFALVANRAVDPGSKLAATSWVGERTHVDGLDDMGSDACYRAMDWLLECETELAESVYWATADLLNLEVDLLFFDTTSTYFETPSADTPADGATVGFRTWGKSKDHRDDLPQVVIGMAVTRTGIPIRVWSWAGNTNDQALIREVKDDLADWRLGHVIWVADRGFSSAENRRYLQRAGGNYIIGEKIRGNTEAALVLARPGRYHEIRGNLRVKEVIIDDGAARDRFVICHNPEQAERDELIRTQLVGRLQTAIDGTDQATHDERTKLATGLPGAVRRYLRTTKTGLLRVDKTAIKAEAKLDGKYLLRTADPSLSVEDIALGYKQLLEVERGWRDMKSTLDLRPVYHRLEDRIRAHVILCWLALLHIRIVETRTNDTWTNIRHQLDQMHLGTFTGTAGTIERRTATTPAQQKILGSVGLKEPAAYTSITPTTT